The Neodiprion lecontei isolate iyNeoLeco1 chromosome 6, iyNeoLeco1.1, whole genome shotgun sequence sequence TTTGCGGAACCAGCATCCAATGAATTACTCTTACGATGATGATTTCCTACGGCAGCTGTGCTTACTCCATTATCCCCActcctgaaaatattatattaaaatgtatttatgAGGAAAAAGATGTAGAAACATAAAGAATAAAACACAGTATAGAAATTTGAGTTTGATAATAAACTGTGTAAGGGATGTGTACACAAGTAACATGCCAAGATTGATagaatatttaatttgatgACTGTATATTGCCCTCTAATGTTTGATGATAATTCAACTTCCACATTATTTAATACATATTAGTTCTTGACATCATCAAATTTTGTGTCTGAGTTACAAAGATGTTTGTGATTACAAAGCATAAAGCATGACAGGTAAATCAAACAGCAAAATTACACATCAAATAACAAGGCTAAGATGCAAATGACGTTCAATACAACTAATCCGTAAAAGTAAATATGCACAAAATGTATCACAGACGAGTTCCATTATTTTATTGGTGCAGAtaccaaaaatttgaaagcatTCCAAAATTGATCAATCAATCAGTCACACTGTAACCCAATAGCGtagaattttcaatctacAAAGAGTGTTTTGATTTAATATAACTGTTGCATTGCAAAAACTAATTGTTACTGGAACTCTTATATTATGATAATACAGTAATAATTGTACACATATTTCAATGAATTCCAACATGAGATAATGATCAACTCTAGAGTGTGCGTTTACTGTACAATAATCAACAAACCTTTGCAAAAAAGTGACAGGTAAGGAGGGCCGCTCCTTATGTTTCAGTCTTTGGGATGCAGTTGCGTGACTTGAACCAGAACCGGTGTAGAGACGAAGATGTGTATTTTGAGTATTTACATCCAACTGTGGACAAACCTGCAGTAGCTGGCTCGGGCAAGAACCCGATCTGAGTGCCAGGATCATGCAGACTCAACATTAGAACATCGAACATTCAAAAGCGTGCATAGCAGCATTTGTGACAATGTGATCTAAGAGAAATGAACTATTCACTCCTTTACTTTTTTATACTGCAAAATATACAACTGAAGTCAGGTTTGGAACCTATTTAAATCGAGCAGTTTGACATCGTATGAATTTCTGCTCCCTAAAATAGATTTTACATGAAAATGTACAAGAAATGTCTTACAATCATGCGAGTGCTGCACACATACATAAAACTTTCCATGGATAACACATACATGTGGACATAAAAGCAACAAACATTGAGTGAAATTGTGAGTATAAACAAGTTCTAAGCGAATGCAGTAATACATTTGTGTCAAAGACTTCACGAATAAtgcattatttattaaaaaaattttttttactcacctAATGTGGACGGGATTTACAACAGTTACAGTGTTTCCATCATCAAACACTGGATTATCCATTGAATACGACGTTGGTGGAGGAgactttgattttttaatgttAGTTAAGCGACGCATCAGTGAGacacctttttcttttttctctttctggaatataaagaataaatatttttgcttTTGACCAAGTTAGACCATCTGCAAAACTTCACGTTCCTCATAGTACTTTAGGCAATATGACAAGCGCTAAAAGTAATATGAGAAATATTATAGATACCTTCTCAATATTTCTTGCAGTACCAGCTGCCACGGAAGTATTGGGAGGCGGGCTCACAGTGCTGGCTAAACGCAGTGTGTTGTTAGGACTTCTGTTTAGATCACCCAATGGTGAAAGTAACATTGTCTGTTTGCCTGGAGAAGCTTCAAGGTTCATACAAATGGTGGTAGAATAACTAGAGAAacttttgtacatttttaaaaGCTATTCATGTTAAACATGGTTAATACTCTAATTGTTTTTTGATCAACATTACTGATTTTCGTTGTTGCATTCGAAAATTACAATGATGACTATCAGGCGTAAAAGACCACTTGATTCGTATGTTTACTAGCATTAGATTTCATGAAAGGTTTACGCAAACAAATAGGGGTTACAGTCTTCATAAATAAAAGCTGAGGTTTAAATGGTATTATACAGTTTGCGTAAAATCTTACCTAGATTTGAGGACATAACTGCACTGTGACTCCGTCCCAGTGGATTGGCTGCCAAAGATTGTTGTTCATTGGCCTGAGATTGACCTTGATTCTGAGTTTCACCTTGACTGTGCCACGATGAAGATATACCAGATGCAGGGCTTGTAGTTCTGGGAGGAAGCTCAGGTGGTGGAGGACGGGAACCGAGGGGTTGTGGGGCAGGACCTTTGTTTCTAGTATAAGTTATGCAAGGTCGTGGCTCATTGCCGCTTGAAGAGACAGACGTCGATTGATTACTTTGATGAGTAGCTGTACTTGATGCATTACGGCAAATGTTGCGTATCTGTAATTGGGACCTGAAAATCGAACGAAGACTTATTTATTATGAATTTATTGGACATCAAGGCggatcggtaaaaaaaattatcattgcCAGCAGCTTACTTTGCTGGGGCAACGTAATTCCCAGGAAAAACTCCACATTTTTGCGTTCGATTTGACGTCCCTTTGAACCAGCCATCCTGACAGCGTTCAGTTACCATATAAATTCCACCTTTACGCAATTCCAACTCGTCAGCCTTCTGCGGTTTGTATGGATAGAGAGCTATATATGCCGCTGGTAAGTGACTACCACCAGGAGTCGTAAGCATACTTTGAGATGGCTGTGCGAGTACCAGATCACTGCTGCCACTACGTTTATGGCGTACACCAGGATCAGTGCTACTGCTTGTCTGTGAACGAAACACTTAGAAGGTCTTAAGAACGTTTTGAATTTATATCTCGTATTGTTATCAATGATTTACGTACCTGGACTGGAGTAAAAGGTTCATTTGCACCGGTCAGCGCAGCATCAATTGCTGGACTAAGAATCTCAGCACTATGTCTGTGATGAGTGTGTGGATGATGGCCAGAATTCATGGCAGTGAAACTGTGGCGCTTCATGCTATGTCTACTTCCGACAGCAGGTGGTGACGTTGCTGCAGGACTACTTGGGCTACTAGGTGCTGTACTTGAGCTACTTGAAGTATTTGAACTGTTTGGAGTATTAGGAGTTGTTGTCGTCGAACTGCCGCCAGATGAAACAACTGAACTAGAATCTGACATTGGCAGTGTGGACGCCTGtggaagaattatttttgGATCAGTTTTAGCATCTTATTAAAACAGGCATCTTGCATCATTGATTTACTTTGGCAAATGTAATGCCTGATgatttatacaaataaattacgCATACCAAAGGTATTTGCGGTCGAGGCTGACTTGCTGCTTGTACATTGCGAGAATGATCTGTTGGGATAAGTGGAGTCGTTTCTTCATTAGTGGGTGTTGGAGGTGCTACTCTGGACGGTCCTGGTTGTGCGCTAATAACAGATTTTGCCATAGTCAAGTATGTAAAGTAGCTGAATTTGATGCAATATGCATATCGAATTCTCAatcattaataaataaaattattctgatATGGTGAAATTAcctttcatttatatttatttctagCTGCTAAAAACAGTGTTCTCTTTATACCCAAGGTTGTTGTACCCACTGATAGTCAATACGTGTAAtgtgtacatatgtgtatatgtggACAAACATATCTGTAATTGGCTAAATGAATACTTACTTGGTAGAGAGTTTCATCAAGGCTCTAGCGATGCTGTTTAATTCAACAAAAGCAAGGGGAAATATCCCGATACGATCCAGCAGTTTGCCTTCAGCCCAATTTTCATCGACTCTTCTTATTACACTGATAACTTCAccctaaaaatatttctagtCTCAGTAGGTTTACAATAAAATGCAAACGCAAATGCGAATGAGTGCATATGCAGGAGTTGTTAAATATGATTAACGATAATTAAGGACATTCACCTTATTAAAAGTGAGACATCCATCTTCATCGTCATTAGTCATCCGGAAGTCATATAAAGCTTTACACTGGGGTACGTGGGGTGGCAATGGTGTCATTACCTGAAAAATTAGTTACAACTGATTGTTGATTAAATCATACATAGATAATAATGATAGGCAACAGTAGATTTATATCTTGAGCAAATCACTTTTGGATGAGCCATATTAAATGCTGAATATCTGTTTGGAGATTAGTATTTGCTCAGCGATCACATGCTTCCTAACTATGACTCaatataagataaaaaaataacatagGTTTACAACTCTGATTATCGCACACATTGAATcctacaaataaatttacagtGACTTTATTGTTCtctaaaaattatacataaaattttctaaatatttcaaaactgttttATGAACAAACCTGGACATAAGATAAAGGAAAAACTCCATGGCTATTTCCACATTCTCCAAAGTACCAATTGTTATCAATCTTCTTACTCAGAATCACTATGTCACCTTTCTTGAAACTCAGATCTCTGTATAATGACAGAAGGCAGAAAACAAAGGAAAGAAATTAATGAACAGTTAACAATAGCAATATCAAGATCAGTTTAAACAACACAAACTATAGGTTTCTGtgaaaatttactcaaaaaaGTACAAGAAACTTTTCTAAGAATATGGAATTATTGCATTACGTTGGAAGTAGGGAgtactttttatttcaaatctttCTGGAATAATGGTAAGGATTAACCATTGACAATTGTGAAGGGATGATAAATCGACTAACAGCtgtaaataacaaaatgcGTAATATCCTATTTAAGAATTTTACATCGTTACCAAAAATTCTATAAGGAGTTGTGATACGTGATAATGACAATTCGTATATTTGGAAATTGGAAATGCTCATCAACTCACCCTGGCACCTTGGATATATAATCATAAATAGCACGACCGTAAGGCTGATTGTGCAGGTGAACCTGTTTAGCCGCAGAATTTGTTTGGCGCATAGGCTCGACCGGGATCGTAATAGGGACTTGGTTGGCGGTGGCTGAAACCGGAGCGACCTGATGACCTCCGAGCAATCTTTGGGGACCCGGAGTACCACGTACTGAAGTCTTAATGGCCCTGGGGGTAGCGTTGCGCATCCCTTCCAAGATCCGCATCAAAAGCACATTTGGTGGGAGGTCGTCGATCTTTACATCGACGAGGACCCTGCACTCCGGACATCTGAGCTCCCTGTGAGTGCTGAGAATTTCTTCCAgacattttttgcaaaagGTATGCTGGCAGGGCAATACTTTGCTGGAAGTATCCAGTCGCTCAAGGCAAACCGAACATTCGAGCAAATCGTTGAGCATACACTCATCCATTGTTTTAACGGTTTTAGCTAAGTTGAGATTTCCGACTCGTCTTTCGTGGTGTGTATTATTTCTTGCGCTGTAACACTACCGACGGTGATGCTATTCGTATGTATAATTGTAACACCTTCGTGCTGCGGACATAACGTTCTCGCTTTTATGTTAACTGCTGAAAGAAAACGCCTTGTTTCACTGCCCCATCATCCCGGAGACTCTCATGACTCGATTTCGTTTGTTGCATCCGCGCACACCCATTATCTTATATCGTCCGATTCCTGTTAATTAAAAGCACTTTGGTTGTCAATGCCGACAACTTTAACACCACGATAAACGTTAAACATAATACCGGCCAATACGATTCCAAATCGCTCATTTCGTCCCGACTGCGCTTGTTGGATTTTACGCAAGCACTCGGCGCAGAGTGCAGCACTGCCCGGACTGTAAATGAGTCGcgcgatttttcaaatcaagcGACATGAGAGTGAAAGCTGATGTAAAAACACGGTTACTGGGTGGAGTATTATTATTCGCCGCTGGCAATTTATTAgaacaataaattttaaatcgattATTACGTCAGTCATGATCCTTTGAGTCTGAATTTGTGTTCGATGTCGATTAAACAAAACACGCTCGGTGCGACGTTGGCCGCGAATCGTATTTGTTCGTTCTTCGTCTTGTGTTCCGTTCGGACTTTAACTCggtgaaatttctataaaagATATGCCGCAATTACACTGTATCGGTGTGAAATATATACAATCTGGCATGAAAGTAAAATGTTTAACCATTGAATGTAGAAGTGAGTTAAATAAAGCAATTGTGGTGTTGGCGCAGTTTTGCCATTCTAACAGTCGTTCCTGTCAGCACAAGTTGTGCAAAAGTCAAACGATGCGACAATCGCTGTCAACATATCTCCGCAATGAAATCTAATGATAGCTGCAAGTCTGGTTTATATCTTCGGATAATATTCAGTAAAACTGACTTGTGGATCATATGTTTACTGATCAGCCGGATAGAATAACCTCAATCCTAACTCGCCAGTTACTTGGCGGGATCTGTGACGTAACGATAACATTTGACAAACGAATTAGTGTATCGCTTTTGAACTAtacaaaaatatacgaagcgGACTTATTATCTTTAAA is a genomic window containing:
- the LOC107221043 gene encoding E3 ubiquitin-protein ligase SH3RF3-like isoform X3; this encodes MDECMLNDLLECSVCLERLDTSSKVLPCQHTFCKKCLEEILSTHRELRCPECRVLVDVKIDDLPPNVLLMRILEGMRNATPRAIKTSVRGTPGPQRLLGGHQVAPVSATANQVPITIPVEPMRQTNSAAKQVHLHNQPYGRAIYDYISKVPGDLSFKKGDIVILSKKIDNNWYFGECGNSHGVFPLSYVQVMTPLPPHVPQCKALYDFRMTNDDEDGCLTFNKGEVISVIRRVDENWAEGKLLDRIGIFPLAFVELNSIARALMKLSTNAQPGPSRVAPPTPTNEETTPLIPTDHSRNVQAASQPRPQIPLASTLPMSDSSSVVSSGGSSTTTTPNTPNSSNTSSSSSTAPSSPSSPAATSPPAVGSRHSMKRHSFTAMNSGHHPHTHHRHSAEILSPAIDAALTGANEPFTPVQTSSSTDPGVRHKRSGSSDLVLAQPSQSMLTTPGGSHLPAAYIALYPYKPQKADELELRKGGIYMVTERCQDGWFKGTSNRTQKCGVFPGNYVAPAKSQLQIRNICRNASSTATHQSNQSTSVSSSGNEPRPCITYTRNKGPAPQPLGSRPPPPELPPRTTSPASGISSSWHSQGETQNQGQSQANEQQSLAANPLGRSHSAVMSSNLASTVSPPPNTSVAAGTARNIEKKEKKEKGVSLMRRLTNIKKSKSPPPTSYSMDNPVFDDGNTVTVVNPVHIRSGSCPSQLLQVCPQLDVNTQNTHLRLYTGSGSSHATASQRLKHKERPSLPVTFLQRSGDNGVSTAAVGNHHRKSNSLDAGSAKQSKQQTSVRERDRVYRFRCIVPYPPNSEFELELRVGDIIHVLKKRDDGWYKGTLQRTGRTGLFPASFVEAF
- the LOC107221043 gene encoding E3 ubiquitin-protein ligase SH3RF3-like isoform X2 → MDECMLNDLLECSVCLERLDTSSKVLPCQHTFCKKCLEEILSTHRELRCPECRVLVDVKIDDLPPNVLLMRILEGMRNATPRAIKTSVRGTPGPQRLLGGHQVAPVSATANQVPITIPVEPMRQTNSAAKQVHLHNQPYGRAIYDYISKVPGDLSFKKGDIVILSKKIDNNWYFGECGNSHGVFPLSYVQVMTPLPPHVPQCKALYDFRMTNDDEDGCLTFNKGEVISVIRRVDENWAEGKLLDRIGIFPLAFVELNSIARALMKLSTNAQPGPSRVAPPTPTNEETTPLIPTDHSRNVQAASQPRPQIPLASTLPMSDSSSVVSSGGSSTTTTPNTPNSSNTSSSSSTAPSSPSSPAATSPPAVGSRHSMKRHSFTAMNSGHHPHTHHRHSAEILSPAIDAALTGANEPFTPVQTSSSTDPGVRHKRSGSSDLVLAQPSQSMLTTPGGSHLPAAYIALYPYKPQKADELELRKGGIYMVTERCQDGWFKGTSNRTQKCGVFPGNYVAPAKSQLQIRNICRNASSTATHQSNQSTSVSSSGNEPRPCITYTRNKGPAPQPLGSRPPPPELPPRTTSPASGISSSWHSQGETQNQGQSQANEQQSLAANPLGRSHSAVMSSNLGKQTMLLSPLGDLNRSPNNTLRLASTVSPPPNTSVAAGTARNIEKKEKKEKGVSLMRRLTNIKKSKSPPPTSYSMDNPVFDDGNTVTVVNPVHIRSGSCPSQLLQVCPQLDVNTQNTHLRLYTGSGSSHATASQRLKHKERPSLPVTFLQRSGDNGVSTAAVGNHHRKSNSLDAGSAKQSKQQTSVRERDRVYRFRCIVPYPPNSEFELELRVGDIIHVLKKRDDGWYKGTLQRTGRTGLFPASFVEAF
- the LOC107221043 gene encoding E3 ubiquitin-protein ligase SH3RF3-like isoform X4, which encodes MDECMLNDLLECSVCLERLDTSSKVLPCQHTFCKKCLEEILSTHRELRCPECRVLVDVKIDDLPPNVLLMRILEGMRNATPRAIKTSVRGTPGPQRLLGGHQVAPVSATANQVPITIPVEPMRQTNSAAKQVHLHNQPYGRAIYDYISKVPGDLSFKKGDIVILSKKIDNNWYFGECGNSHGVFPLSYVQVMTPLPPHVPQCKALYDFRMTNDDEDGCLTFNKGEVISVIRRVDENWAEGKLLDRIGIFPLAFVELNSIARALMKLSTNAQPGPSRVAPPTPTNEETTPLIPTDHSRNVQAASQPRPQIPLASTLPMSDSSSVVSSGGSSTTTTPNTPNSSNTSSSSSTAPSSPSSPAATSPPAVGSRHSMKRHSFTAMNSGHHPHTHHRHSAEILSPAIDAALTGANEPFTPVQTSSSTDPGVRHKRSGSSDLVLAQPSQSMLTTPGGSHLPAAYIALYPYKPQKADELELRKGGIYMVTERCQDGWFKGTSNRTQKCGVFPGNYVAPAKSQLQIRNICRNASSTATHQSNQSTSVSSSGNEPRPCITYTRNKGPAPQPLGSRPPPPELPPRTTSPASGISSSWHSQGETQNQGQSQANEQQSLAANPLGRSHSAVMSSNLASPGKQTMLLSPLGDLNRSPNNTLRLASTVSPPPNTSVAAGTARNIEKKEKKEKGVSLMRRLTNIKKSKSPPPTSYSMDNPVFDDGNTVTVVNPVHIRSGDNGVSTAAVGNHHRKSNSLDAGSAKQSKQQTSVRERDRVYRFRCIVPYPPNSEFELELRVGDIIHVLKKRDDGWYKGTLQRTGRTGLFPASFVEAF
- the LOC107221043 gene encoding E3 ubiquitin-protein ligase SH3RF3-like isoform X1, which codes for MDECMLNDLLECSVCLERLDTSSKVLPCQHTFCKKCLEEILSTHRELRCPECRVLVDVKIDDLPPNVLLMRILEGMRNATPRAIKTSVRGTPGPQRLLGGHQVAPVSATANQVPITIPVEPMRQTNSAAKQVHLHNQPYGRAIYDYISKVPGDLSFKKGDIVILSKKIDNNWYFGECGNSHGVFPLSYVQVMTPLPPHVPQCKALYDFRMTNDDEDGCLTFNKGEVISVIRRVDENWAEGKLLDRIGIFPLAFVELNSIARALMKLSTNAQPGPSRVAPPTPTNEETTPLIPTDHSRNVQAASQPRPQIPLASTLPMSDSSSVVSSGGSSTTTTPNTPNSSNTSSSSSTAPSSPSSPAATSPPAVGSRHSMKRHSFTAMNSGHHPHTHHRHSAEILSPAIDAALTGANEPFTPVQTSSSTDPGVRHKRSGSSDLVLAQPSQSMLTTPGGSHLPAAYIALYPYKPQKADELELRKGGIYMVTERCQDGWFKGTSNRTQKCGVFPGNYVAPAKSQLQIRNICRNASSTATHQSNQSTSVSSSGNEPRPCITYTRNKGPAPQPLGSRPPPPELPPRTTSPASGISSSWHSQGETQNQGQSQANEQQSLAANPLGRSHSAVMSSNLASPGKQTMLLSPLGDLNRSPNNTLRLASTVSPPPNTSVAAGTARNIEKKEKKEKGVSLMRRLTNIKKSKSPPPTSYSMDNPVFDDGNTVTVVNPVHIRSGSCPSQLLQVCPQLDVNTQNTHLRLYTGSGSSHATASQRLKHKERPSLPVTFLQRSGDNGVSTAAVGNHHRKSNSLDAGSAKQSKQQTSVRERDRVYRFRCIVPYPPNSEFELELRVGDIIHVLKKRDDGWYKGTLQRTGRTGLFPASFVEAF